A window of Methanomassiliicoccales archaeon contains these coding sequences:
- the pyrB gene encoding aspartate carbamoyltransferase — translation MSFTGMDIVSIRDLTHEQIEEVLERSEKMIPYARGEMRSKALDGKILATLFFEPSTRTRMSFESAMMRLGGRITDLGVPSMSSISKGESLADTIRMVEVYSDIIVIRHPREGAARLAARFSSRPVINAGDGAGQHPTQTLLDLFTIKRIKKDFKKLKVVMVGDLKYGRTAHSLAEALSSFGVELTFVAPATLQMPKETVKQVEKMGCKPKLTNHLEETIADADVLYVTRIQKERFPDLAEYQKVAGMYRVDRKLLREAKSDLIVMHPLPRVDEIDHEVDETPHAKYFEQAFNGVPVRMALLNLVLGGEL, via the coding sequence ATGAGCTTCACAGGAATGGACATCGTGTCGATCCGCGATCTTACCCATGAACAGATCGAAGAGGTCTTGGAACGGTCCGAGAAGATGATCCCCTACGCCAGGGGAGAGATGAGGTCCAAAGCCCTGGACGGGAAGATATTGGCCACCCTTTTCTTCGAGCCATCCACCCGCACTCGAATGTCTTTCGAGAGCGCCATGATGCGCCTGGGAGGAAGGATAACCGACCTGGGCGTTCCCTCCATGAGCTCCATATCCAAGGGCGAATCCCTGGCGGATACCATCCGCATGGTGGAGGTCTATTCGGACATCATCGTCATCAGACATCCCCGTGAGGGAGCGGCAAGGTTGGCGGCCCGTTTCTCTTCCAGACCGGTCATCAACGCGGGGGACGGCGCCGGGCAGCACCCTACTCAGACATTGCTTGACCTTTTCACAATAAAACGGATAAAAAAGGACTTTAAAAAGCTCAAGGTGGTCATGGTGGGTGACCTGAAGTACGGACGGACCGCTCACTCCCTGGCCGAAGCGTTGAGCTCCTTCGGCGTGGAGCTTACCTTCGTAGCTCCGGCCACCCTGCAAATGCCCAAGGAGACGGTCAAGCAGGTGGAGAAGATGGGCTGCAAGCCCAAGCTGACCAACCACCTGGAGGAGACCATCGCCGATGCCGATGTCCTCTATGTCACCCGGATACAGAAGGAAAGGTTCCCGGACCTGGCCGAATATCAGAAAGTGGCCGGAATGTACCGGGTGGACCGCAAGCTGCTGCGGGAGGCCAAGAGCGACCTCATCGTCATGCACCCCCTGCCCAGGGTGGACGAGATCGATCATGAGGTGGATGAAACGCCCCATGCCAAGTACTTCGAACAGGCTTTCAATGGAGTGCCGGTGAGGATGGCGCTCCTCAACCTGGTCCTCGGAGGTGAACTATGA
- the pyrI gene encoding aspartate carbamoyltransferase regulatory subunit gives MMKEFKVTPIRNGTVIDHIECGMALKVLRIIGMTEGKVQSPVSVLMHVPSKKEGWKDVVKVEDRELDPREVDKIALIAPKATINIIRDFNVAEKHNVVMPERVVGKARCSNPNCITNQNEPIEPEFVVEGKNQPVLRCVYCDRNVDDIAENLL, from the coding sequence ATGATGAAGGAGTTCAAGGTGACGCCGATACGAAACGGCACGGTCATCGATCATATCGAATGCGGCATGGCGTTGAAAGTGCTGCGCATCATCGGCATGACCGAAGGCAAGGTGCAGTCCCCGGTCAGCGTGCTCATGCATGTGCCTTCGAAGAAGGAGGGATGGAAGGACGTGGTCAAGGTGGAGGATCGCGAACTTGATCCGAGAGAGGTGGACAAGATCGCCTTGATAGCACCTAAGGCCACCATCAACATCATCCGGGATTTCAACGTCGCCGAGAAGCACAACGTAGTGATGCCCGAACGAGTCGTCGGCAAGGCTCGCTGCAGCAACCCCAACTGCATAACCAATCAGAACGAACCTATTGAACCTGAGTTCGTCGTAGAGGGGAAGAACCAGCCAGTGCTTCGCTGTGTCTATTGCGACCGGAATGTGGACGATATAGCCGAGAACTTGCTCTGA
- a CDS encoding AAA family ATPase, which translates to MGVFILTGMPGAGKEELVSVAKGLGFEIRRMGDVVRAEALQHGISPQDQGVGKFAHRERELHGYDIWAKRIVPLVGDGDTIIDGCRGMSEVKIFRDAFGELVRIIAIHSAPSTRYPRLVNRGRSDAPKDLKEFEERDQRELGWGLGETIALADIVLVNEGDIDSFKKEAAKLLKEIKG; encoded by the coding sequence ATGGGCGTATTCATACTGACTGGCATGCCCGGTGCGGGCAAAGAGGAACTTGTGTCCGTCGCCAAAGGGCTGGGGTTCGAGATCAGAAGGATGGGCGATGTGGTCAGGGCCGAGGCGTTACAGCACGGCATCTCACCTCAAGACCAAGGTGTGGGGAAGTTCGCTCACAGGGAACGCGAGCTCCATGGATACGACATATGGGCCAAGAGGATTGTTCCCTTGGTGGGCGACGGTGATACGATCATCGACGGCTGCCGCGGGATGTCCGAGGTCAAGATATTCAGAGATGCGTTCGGAGAGCTTGTCAGGATCATCGCCATCCATAGCGCCCCTTCCACTCGCTACCCACGCCTGGTCAATAGAGGAAGGTCCGACGCGCCCAAGGACCTCAAGGAGTTCGAGGAGAGGGACCAGCGGGAATTGGGTTGGGGATTGGGAGAGACCATCGCCTTGGCGGATATCGTACTGGTGAACGAAGGCGATATCGATTCTTTCAAAAAGGAGGCGGCCAAGTTGCTCAAGGAGATCAAGGGATGA